A single region of the Ziziphus jujuba cultivar Dongzao chromosome 10, ASM3175591v1 genome encodes:
- the LOC107412042 gene encoding uncharacterized protein LOC107412042, translated as MELSEEWKSLFPISAVFRPPFLLSGPSAKPILGPLFFNPVTNTINPIFSSPSLLPQFSPLPRLSLPRFLLTSSSHSSPLPSTSSSIASLFGNQYHRNGTSTFSHNRLEILHCHGTNSFILFFPAGENSDQVGFMLLTMKGSTLDVRVDNDGDFFTAKCGFSYRISRISVNPVADSDFQSRTGANLSFTVGYLLACTMYSVHWFVVKFRMNDLDEELPSLAVMGSKVFKTCPVVHACWSPHIPEESVVLLESGALFLFDFDSSSKAENFNAYSKGTRLKVSWDGYGNMEKVKWLGCEFSWHPRILIVARTDAVFLVDLRFDECIVSCLAKIEMLHMYTSIENERFLAFAKVEYDGFHFVLASTSLLLLCDVRKPLMPLLQWTHGLVEPCYINVFRLSDLRSRPKDDLYNWASESGFCIILGSFWNCEFSLFCYGPSFPASSGSVAAEVAEFCKSFYAWELPSDLLLSGRECRCGTCLVKEEFSKDALPEWVDWQQKKDIVLGFAIINNDLSALLSEPDEFGGFTLIRLLSSGKLESQRFSASWDPLKRLEDFHGDLSKFENSLFYSICNEKYKFRRIFQYIELDYLYGYLNGNLDEVLISKMKSHHLGPELKDSFSPEFHQILCEKLNSCGFGRLRSSPAITLVFNDISLPSSIHDIALRRLWADLPMEFLQLAFSNYSEFLEVLVNRNRVSLEFLAVPDLAQLPPFFLRKPSCRSNKWSEKVKHSEALVGPVLPLPMLLMLHDLRNGCPNSEEDSSKFAVEAELRLQCNEVMQVAREIAAQGAASELDDDGAVSLADDKEDTWVGSQQAKRFLLHHPTAFNSTSMDRTEGKSVYKDDAFNTLISKLHKRTSSDNEESVGLEMFDDLCPILLRFDGASDPRFESKELKAYKLLKKQFSKWQGNFDLYKDFCSKSKLQA; from the coding sequence ATGGAGTTATCAGAAGAGTGGAAATCTCTGTTCCCAATTTCAGCTGTTTTCAGACCTCCATTCCTTCTCTCAGGTCCTTCTGCTAAACCCATCTTGGGTCCACTTTTCTTCAACCCCGTAACCAATACTATAAACCCTATATTCTCCTCCCCTTCTCTTCTTCCTCAATTTTCTCCTCTGCCTCGCCTTTCTCTTCCACGTTTCCTCCTTACCTCCTCTTCTCATTCCTCTCCTCTACCATCCACCTCCTCCTCCATTGCCTCCCTTTTTGGCAACCAATACCATCGGAATGGCACTTCTACTTTCTCACACAATCGTCTTGAGATTCTTCATTGCCATGGTACAAATAGCTTCATTCTCTTCTTTCCTGCTGGTGAAAACTCTGACCAAGTTGGGTTCATGCTCTTGACCATGAAAGGTTCGACCTTGGATGTTAGGGTGGACAACGATGGTGATTTTTTTACTGCAAAATGTGGGTTTAGTTACCGGATCTCAAGGATTTCAGTTAACCCAGTTGCAGATTCGGATTTTCAATCCAGAACAGGAGCTAATTTGTCTTTCACTGTTGGATACTTGTTGGCTTGTACAATGTACTCTGTCCATTGGTTTGTCGTGAAATTTAGGATGAATGATTTGGATGAAGAGCTACCAAGTTTAGCTGTTATGGGTAGTAAGGTTTTTAAGACCTGCCCTGTTGTACATGCTTGTTGGAGTCCACATATACCGGAGGAGAGCGTTGTTTTGTTAGAGAGCGGTGCgttgtttttgtttgatttcGATTCTTCCTCGAAAGCAGAAAATTTTAATGCTTATTCCAAAGGCACTAGGTTAAAAGTATCCTGGGATGGTTATGGTAATATGGAAAAAGTCAAGTGGTTGGGTTGTGAATTCAGTTGGCATCCTAGAATATTGATTGTAGCACGCACTGATGCAGTTTTCTTGGTTGATTTGAGATTTGATGAATGCATTGTTAGTTGTTTAGCAAAGATTGAGATGCTGCATATGTATACATCTATTGAAAATGAACGGTTCCTTGCTTTTGCAAAGGTGGAATATGAtggttttcattttgttttggcTTCTACAAGTTTGTTACTTCTTTGTGATGTGCGCAAGCCATTGATGCCACTGTTGCAATGGACTCATGGTCTTGTCGAACCATGCTACATTAATGTATTTAGATTATCAGATTTGAGGTCCCGCCCAAAGGATGACTTGTATAACTGGGCTTCTGAGTCAGGTTTCTGCATCATATTGGGATCATTTTGGAATTGTGAATTTAGTCTCTTTTGCTATGGACCTTCTTTCCCAGCCTCAAGTGGTTCAGTTGCCGCTGAAGTAGCAGAATTTTGCAAATCCTTTTATGCATGGGAGCTCCCGTCAGATCTCTTATTGTCTGGTCGTGAGTGTCGCTGTGGAACTTGTCTTGTAAAAGAAGAATTTTCAAAGGATGCTCTTCCTGAATGGGTTGACTGGcaacaaaaaaaagatatagTTTTGGGCTTTGCCATAATAAATAACGATCTATCTGCTTTGCTCTCTGAGCCAGATGAATTTGGTGGTTTTACTCTGATAAGACTTTTGTCTTCAGGGAAGCTTGAATCACAACGATTTTCTGCCTCATGGGATCCTTTAAAAAGGTTAGAAGATTTCCATGGAGATTTGTCAAAATTTGAGAATTCTTTATTTTACTCCATCTGTAATGAGAAATATAAATTTCGACGAATATTTCAGTATATTGAACTTGACTACCTTTATGGTTATCTGAATGGTAATCTTGATGAAGTTctaatttcaaaaatgaaaagtcATCATTTGGGCCCCGAACTGAAAGACTCTTTTAGCCCAGAGTTTCATCAAATATTGTGTGAGAAGTTGAATTCGTGTGGGTTTGGTCGGTTAAGATCATCTCCTGCAATTACTCTCGTTTTTAATGATATCAGCTTGCCATCAAGCATACATGACATTGCTTTAAGGAGATTGTGGGCGGATTTGCCCATGGAATTTTTACAACTTGCATTTTCTAACTATTCGGAATTCCTTGAAGTACTTGTGAACCGTAACAGGGTATCTTTGGAATTTTTGGCTGTGCCAGACTTAGCTCAGTTGCCTCCTTTCTTTTTAAGGAAGCCTTCATGCCGCAGTAACAAGTGGTCAGAGAAAGTGAAGCATAGTGAAGCCCTTGTTGGTCCTGTACTTCCTCTTCCAATGTTGCTGATGCTACACGATCTTCGTAATGGCTGTCCCAATTCAGAAGAAGATTCAAGTAAATTTGCGGTAGAGGCAGAACTTCGACTCCAATGCAATGAGGTCATGCAGGTAGCACGTGAAATAGCTGCTCAGGGTGCTGCATCTGAGCTTGATGATGATGGTGCTGTCTCCCTTGCTGATGATAAAGAAGACACCTGGGTTGGCTCGCAGCAAGCAAAACGTTTCCTTTTACACCATCCCACCGCGTTCAACAGCACTTCTATGGATCGTACGGAGGGAAAATCTGTTTATAAGGATGATGCATTTAATACCTTGATTTCTAAATTGCATAAGCGTACCTCCAGTGACAATGAAGAGTCTGTTGGACTAGAAATGTTTGATGATCTTTGTCCTATTCTATTGAGGTTTGATGGTGCTTCTGATCCGAGGTTTGAGTCAAAGGAACTGAAGGCATACAAATTATTGAAGAAGCAATTCTCAAAATGGCAGGGCAATTTTGATTTGTATAAAGATTTTTGCTCCAAGTCCAAATTACAAGCCTAG
- the LOC125418137 gene encoding probable LRR receptor-like serine/threonine-protein kinase At3g47570, whose product MLLNQKHILLFILFLLPSSNAFDCDEYTDCQTLLQFKKGIISDPFGHLQAWNTANPFCNWTGVTCHRYLQNRVIALELIDMHLQGTMSPFLSNLSLLTNLSLQSNRFHGEIPSSFGKLPELVYLNISSNNLRGEIPASLQGCQSLKSIDLVYNNLSGVIPEEIGWMKNLTLLALSENNLTGSIPSNLSNLTELTQLELAVNYFTGSIPPQLGALRKLEIFYLHMNFLTGPIPAALSNCTALREISLIENLLSGEIPLELGSKLQNLEKFYAWNNRLSGKIPVTLSNLSQLILLDLSVNNLEGDVPPELGMLKNLEKLYLHSNYLGNSSGNSSLSFLTALTNCSFLKKLHLGSCLFSGNLPASLGALSKDLFFFDLRNNLITGNIPESIGNLSNLVNLNLSYNFLAGPVPASLGRLGQLQRLSLYRNRISGPIPDEMGQMANLGLLDLGANLISGSIPPSLGNLSQLRYLYFSQNSLSGKFPIELTQCSLLMLLDLSYNNLNGPIPVVIDRLSKLALSLILSNNNFEGQIPETIGKLTSVQAIDFSKNKFSGAIPTPIGGCISLVYLNLSHNRLEGPIPRPLKLITHLEVLDLAHNQLNGTIPIWIGDEQVIKNLNLSYNRLSGEVPTTGTLTNYNRSSFLGNVGLCGGSAIMGFPPCEVQKQTHNIRKGVLYAVVAIGASCVLFLLAAVFVFCFFRKKDEKPDETMVTSVSGHGPRAYTQRELEIATVGFNEACLLGTGSFGSVYKADIDDGKTTIAVKVLRGDISQSYKLLKRECQILSGIKHRNLVGLLGSIWTSQFQALLLEFIPNGNLDQHLYPGGLEEEGCKLTLRERMSIAIDIANGLEYLQEGCPVQIVHCDLKPQNVLLDNDMVAHVADFGVGKLVSADKPKGYVSTTGFLRGSIGYIPPEYGQGIEVSAKGDIYSFGVMLLEMVTRKRPTSNMFTDGLDLRQWVRYALPDHILDVVDITLKQEANLGGQNDTVGSLHRLEQCCIQMLDLAMICTDDNPQNRPTASSVVQMLVNIWKKMGFKALSVCFFW is encoded by the exons ATGTTACTCAACCAGAAGCATATacttctctttattttatttcttctgcCATCAAGTAATGCATTTGACTGTGATGAGTATACTGATTGCCAGACGCTTCTTCAATTCAAGAAAGGCATAATAAGTGATCCCTTTGGTCATCTCCAAGCTTGGAACACGGCCAATCCCTTCTGCAACTGGACTGGAGTTACATGCCACCGGTATCTTCAAAATCGGGTTATAGCTCTTGAACTAATAGACATGCACTTGCAAGGAACTATGTCACCATTCTTGTCCAATCTTTCTCTGCTAACCAACTTATCACTGCAAAGCAATAGATTCCATGGAGAAATCCCATCTTCATTTGGAAAACTTCCGGAGTTGGTATATCTAAATATAAGTAGTAATAATCTTCGAGGTGAAATTCCAGCTTCACTACAAGGTTGTCAAAGCTTGAAAAGCATTGATTTGGTCTACAACAATCTATCAGGGGTCATTCCTGAGGAAATCGGTTGGATGAAGAATTTGACATTGCTAGCACTCTCAGAGAACAATCTCACAGGATCCATACCATCGAATCTGTCGAACCTGACAGAATTGACACAACTAGAATTGGCTGTCAACTACTTCACTGGCAGTATCCCACCACAGCTTGGAGCACTAAGAAAGctagagattttttatttacatatgaaCTTCCTCACAGGACCAATACCTGCAGCTCTAAGTAACTGCACTGCGTTACGTGAAATATCACTGATTGAGAATCTATTAAGCGGAGAGATCCCTTTAGAGCTTGGTTCCAAACTCCAAAACTTGGAGAAGTTCTACGCTTGGAATAACAGGCTTTCTGGGAAAATTCCAGTTACCCTGTCCAATCTTTCTCAGCTGATATTGCTTGATCTCAGTGTCAACAACTTAGAGGGGGATGTTCCTCCAGAGTTGGGGATGTTAAAGAACCTTGAGAAACTTTATCTTCATTCCAATTATCTTGGTAATAGCTCTGGTAATTCTTCCCTCAGTTTCTTAACAGCTCTCACTAACTGTTCATTTCTGAAGAAACTGCACTTAGGTTCATGTCTCTTTTCTGGGAACTTGCCAGCTTCTTTAGGTGCTCTATCAAAAGACCTGTTTTTCTTTGATCTTAGGAATAACCTCATAACAGGAAACATACCAGAGAGTATTGGAAACCTAAGCAACCTAGTTAACTTAAACCTTTCATATAACTTCTTGGCTGGACCAGTTCCTGCTTCCCTTGGAAGGCTTGGGCAGTTGCAAAGATTAAGCTTGTACAGAAACAGAATTTCTGGGCCAATTCCAGATGAGATGGGGCAGATGGCCAACCTTGGATTACTGGATCTTGGTGCTAACTTAATCAGCGGATCAATCCCACCCTCTCTGGGTAATCTCTCACAGTTGAGATATCTCTACTTCTCACAAAACAGTCTATCAGGAAAATTCCCAATTGAGCTCACTCAGTGTTCTCTTCTTATGCTGCTTGATTTATCTTACAACAACTTGAATGGTCCTATTCCTGTAGTGATCGACCGGCTTTCAAAATTAGCTCTCTCACTTATTTTGTCAAACAACAATTTTGAAGGACAAATACCAGAAACTATCGGAAAGCTGACATCTGTACAGGCAATTGACTTTTCTAAGAACAAGTTTTCTGGTGCCATACCCACTCCAATTGGAGGCTGCATTTCTCTGGTGTATCTGAACTTGTCTCACAACAGGCTTGAAGGTCCTATTCCAAGGCCGCTGAAACTAATTACACATCTTGAAGTTTTGGACTTGGCTCATAATCAGTTAAACGGCACTATTCCCATCTGGATAGGTGATGAACAAGTGATCAAGAATCTTAATCTATCCTATAACAGATTATCAGGAGAAGTTCCAACTACTGGAACGTTGACCAATTACAATAGGAGTTCATTCCTGGGGAATGTGGGGTTGTGTGGTGGCTCTGCGATTATGGGATTTCCTCCATGTGAAGTTCAGAAACAAACACACAATATAAGGAAAGGGGTATTGTATGCAGTCGTAGCAATTGGAGCAAGTTGTGTGCTTTTTCTTTTGGCTGCCGTTTTTGTTTTCTGCTTCTTCAGAAAGAAGGATGAGAAACCAGATGAAACAATGGTTACATCAGTCTCGGGTCATGGACCTCGGGCTTATACTCAAAGGGAACTTGAAATTGCAACAGTTGGGTTCAACGAGGCCTGTCTCCTTGGTACAGGCAGCTTTGGATCAGTCTATAAGGCAGACATAGATGATGGAAAAACTACGATCGCAGTGAAGGTTTTGCGTGGAGACATTAGTCAGAGTTACAAACTCTTAAAGAGGGAGTGCCAAATACTGTCTGGAATTAAGCACAGAAATCTGGTTGGATTGCTAGGATCAATCTGGACTTCGCAGTTCCAAGCTCTTCTTCTCGAGTTTATACCCAATGGGAACTTGGATCAGCATCTTTATCCTGGTGGGTTGGAGGAAGAAGGCTGTAAGTTAACACTGAGGGAAAGAATGTCAATCGCTATAGATATCGCTAATGGCCTGGAGTATCTTCAAGAGGGTTGTCCAGTTCAAATTGTACATTGTGATCTGAAACCGCAAAACGTGCTTCTTGACAATGATATGGTAGCTCACGTAGCAGATTTTGGAGTTGGAAAGCTCGTTTCAGCTGACAAACCAAAAGGATATGTTAGCACAACTGGTTTTTTACGAGGATCAATTGGTTATATTCCCCCAG aatatGGACAAGGGATTGAGGTATCAGCCAAAGGGGATATATATAGCTTTGGTGTTATGCTCCTTGAGATGGTTACAAGAAAGAGACCCACAAGTAACATGTTCACAGATGGACTTGATCTAAGGCAATGGGTAAGATACGCATTACCAGACCACATTTTGGATGTCGTTGATATCACACTAAAGCAGGAGGCAAATTTAGGAGGCCAAAATGACACAGTTGGTAGTCTACATAGGCTTGAGCAATGCTGTATACAAATGCTAGATTTAGCAATGATTTGCACAGATGATAACCCACAAAATCGACCGACTGCATCTTCTGTTGTACAAATGTTGgtgaatatttggaaaaaaatgggGTTCAAAGCTTTGTCCGTGTgctttttttggtaa
- the LOC107412041 gene encoding uncharacterized protein LOC107412041, whose amino-acid sequence MTNSMASTNPSCFFYSSFSSIPNSTSTTRFSLSCSHSIFNGCNGVMLNRGCFQSRICAKFEKFQSDPPQDNLEDTKTSSFQVVEEDRDEVEEEEDDSCLPADLEGAVRQSGQATASFVSSGGMRAIVELLIPQLQFLDDEGAQAELWNLSRIFLDTLIEETGSQRVKAIFPDTGASALLKYQWKDAAFGFSSLSDRKPVEPEDDIVVMVVPDYQMLEYVERIASNLSDDPPRPLIMWNPRLISEDVGVGFNVRKLRRYFLSTFTTTYSMRPLPSGAVFRCYPGLWKVFYDDKDRPNRYLLAKELVTRPDAEELEIIFGDVGEKSEQSRSLFDKAAGIFSSLNRFMKVISK is encoded by the exons ATGACGAATTCAATGGCTTCCACAAACCCAAGTTGCTTCTTctactcttctttttcttcaatacCCAATTCAACCTCAACCACTCGCTTTTCCTTATCTTGTTCTCACTCTATCTTTAATGGTTGCAATGGAGTTATGCTAAACAGAGGTTGTTTCCAGTCAAGAATATGTGCCAAGTTTGAGAAATTCCAAAGTGACCCTCCTCAAGACAATCTTGAAGATACCAAAACATCATCTTTTCAAGTAGTTGAAGAGGATAGAGacgaagtagaagaagaagaagatgacag CTGCTTGCCTGCTGACTTGGAAGGGGCAGTTCGACAATCAGGTCAAGCAACTGCTTCATTTGTATCTTCAGGAGGAATGAGAGCCATA GTTGAGCTTCTCATTCCCCAGCTGCAGTTTCTAGATGATGAAGGTGCTCAAGCTGAGCTCTGGAATCTTTCAAGGATCTTTTTGGATACACTTATTGAAGAAACTGGATCCCAG AGAGTTAAAGCCATATTTCCGGATACTGGTGCTTCAGCACTTCTAAAATATCAGTGGAAAGACGCTGCATTTGGATTCTCCAG CTTAAGTGACAGGAAGCCTGTTGAACCTGAAGACGACATAGTGGTTATGGTTGTTCCTGACTATCAAATGTTGGAATATGTAGAGAGAATTGCATCTAATCTCTCAGATGATCCA CCAAGGCCTCTCATAATGTGGAATCCACGTCTAATCAGTGAGGATGTTGGAGTTGGGTTTAACGTTCGGAAGCTAAGGCGGTATTTTCTTAG CACTTTTACGACTACCTACTCGATGAGGCCTCTTCCATCTGGTGCTGTGTTTAGGTGTTATCCAGG ATTATGGAAGGTGTTCTATGATGACAAGGATAGACCAAACAGATATCTTCTTGCCAAAGAACTCGTTACCCGTCCTGACGCTGAAGAACTTGAG ATTATATTTGGAGATGTAGGAGAAAAATCAGAGCAAAGCCGATCTTTATTTGATAAAGCAGCAGGCATCTTCTCCTCGCTAAACCGATTCATGAAGGTCATATCAAAATAA
- the LOC107411980 gene encoding kinesin-like protein KIN-14S, whose amino-acid sequence MEDSKVEISPYKCDDVVSDHHSKLSSTSPIDIASNQADGDVELTDENSMSNGFQDASSDQGQTLPILQKIIDLSTKIQDLKKEHNILSDQVRLTTNSFPDPEVLNTLQLLSNEHELLKKKYLKESSERKRLYNEVIELKGNIRVFCRCRPLNQNEISDGCNSVIDYDSSQDNELQVICSDSSKKQFKFDHVFKPDDKQAVFAQTKPIVTSVLDGYNVCIFAYGQTGTGKTFTMEGTPENRGVNYRTVEELFRILEERGGIMRYELFVSMLEVYNDKIRDLLVDNNNQPAKKLEIKQSADGTQEVPGLVESRVYGIQDVWELLKSGSQVRSVGSTSANEQSSRSHCLLRVTVKGENLINGQRTKSHLWLVDLAGSERVGRIEVEGERLKESQFINKSLSALGDVISALASKTAHIPYRNSKLTHILQSSLGGDCKTLMFVQISPSAADIGETLCSLNFASRVRGIESGPPRKQADVTELLKYKQMAEKLKHDEKETKKLQDSLQSFQLRLSAREHICRNLQEKVRDLENQLAEERKTRLKQETRAFSTASTQLSSLKQTGQKTVTDKKPPLGPSKMRLPLRRITNFMPPPSPVPPKKTIYPTAADGKENITKATAGRANSRSLYQPRRISIAVRPPPPPSTKQVLQPKRRVSIATLRPESNSYMNSPLHASASRFNSCAAGRSSVVRDPRKARYSRLFSPLPELNTTAETTPSVTRSRKFMGSPPAAIALQRKPIIWSPLKLRGMKTNRRPSLLPIRVSTDL is encoded by the exons ATGGAAg ACTCAAAGGTGGAAATCTCTCCCTACAAATGCGATGACGTTGTTTCAGATCATCATTCCAAGCTTTCTTCAACCTCTCCGATAG ATATTGCTTCAAATCAAGCCGATGGAGATGTCGAACTGACAGATGAGAATAGCATGTCCAATGGTTTCCAAGATGCTTCTTCAGATCAGGGTCAGACACTTCCAATATTGCAAAAAATCATCGACCTAAGCACCAAAATACAG GATTTGAAGAAGGAACACAACATCCTCTCTGATCAAGTTAGACTCACCACAAATTCTTTTCCAGACCCTGAAGTTTTGAATACTCTTCAACTTCTCA GTAATGAACATGAACTTTTAAAGAAGAAGTACCTCAAAGAGTCCTCTGAGAGGAAGCGGCTTTATAATGAAGTGATTGAGCTTAAAGGGAACATTCGGGTCTTCTGCAGATGTAGACCActaaatcaaaatgaaatttcaGATGGCTGTAATTCTGTGATTGATTATGATTCATCCCAAGATAATGAACTTCAGGTCATTTGCTCTGATTCTTCCAAAAAGCAATTCAAGTTTGATCATGTGTTCAAACCTGATGACAAACAAG CAGTTTTTGCTCAGACAAAGCCGATTGTGACTTCAGTTTTGGATGGTTATAATGTATGCATATTTGCCTATGGGCAAACTGGAACTGGTAAGACATTTACAATGGAGGGAACACCTGAAAATAGAGGAGTTAACTACAGGACAGTTGAGGAGTTGTTTCGTATTTTGGAAGAGAGAGGTGGCATAATGAGATATGAATTGTTTGTTAGCATGCTGGAGGTTTACAACGACAAGATAAGAGATCTTTTGGTAGATAACAACAATCAACCAgctaaaaa GTTGGAAATAAAGCAATCTGCAGATGGAACCCAAGAAGTACCTGGACTTGTCGAATCTCGTGTTTATGGTATTCAGGACGTATGGGAACTGCTGAAGTCTGGAAGCCAAGTTAGATCTGTTGGATCCACCAGTGCCAATGAACAGAGCAGCCGTTCTCACTG CTTGTTGCGAGTGACTGTGAAGGGGGAGAATCTAATAAATGGACAGAGGACAAAGAGTCACCTTTGGCTGGTAGACCTGGCTGGTAGTGAGCGTGTTGGAAGGATCGAAGTTGAAGGTGAAAGATTGAAAGAATCccaattcataaataaatctcTCTCAGCCCTTGGTGATGTTATCTCTGCCCTTGCATCTAAAACAGCCCACATACCTTATAg GAACTCGAAGCTCACCCATATTCTGCAGAGCTCTCTAG GGGGAGATTGCAAAACCTTGATGTTTGTCCAGATCAGCCCAAGTGCAGCAGATATAGGAGAAACACTTTGCTCCTTGAATTTTGCCAGTAGAGTCCGGGGAATTGAGAGTGGCCCTCCTCGCAAACAGGCAGATGTTACTGAGCTCTTAAAGTACAAGCAAATG GCAGAAAAGCTTAAGCATGATGAGAAGGAAACAAAGAAACTGCAGGACAGTTTGCAGTCCTTTCAGTTAAGGCTCTCTGCCAGGGAGCACATTTGCAGAAATCTTCAAGAAAAG GTTCGAGACCTCGAGAACCAATTAGCAGAGGAAAGGAAAACCAGGCTGAAACAGGAAACAAGAGCTTTTTCTACTGCTTCTACACAGCTCTCATCTCTAAAACAGACAGGACAGAAGACTGTAACAGATAAAAAGCCACCTTTAGGTCCCTCAAAAATGAGGCTGCCCCTTCGAAGAATTACAAATTTCATGCCCCCACCATCTCCTGTACCACCAAAGAAGACCATCTATCCCACAGCAGCAGATGGCAAAGAAAACATCACAAAAGCAACAGCTGGAAGAGCAAACTCAAGAAGCCTCTATCAACCGAGAAGGATTTCCATTGCTGTGAGACCACCACCTCCTCCAAGTACCAAACAAGTTCTCCAGCCAAAGAGACGCGTTTCCATTGCCACACTTCGCCCTGAGTCAAACTCTTACATGAATTCACCACTCCATGCTTCAGCATCTCGTTTCAATAGCTGTGCAGCAGGTAGATCTTCAGTGGTGAGGGATCCACGAAAGGCACGTTATTCGAGATTGTTTTCTCCACTGCCTGAGTTGAACACAACAGCAGAGACAACACCAAGTGTCACAAGGAGTAGAAAGTTCATGGGGAGTCCCCCAGCTGCTATTGCATTACAACGGAAACCAATAATTTGGAGTCCACTGAAGTTGAGAGGCATGAAAACCAACAGGAGGCCATCCCTGTTGCCCATTCGAGTTTCAACAGATCTATAG
- the LOC107412001 gene encoding microtubule-binding protein TANGLED, whose protein sequence is MVARTPPKHKKMVAPLNPVLLRETVKKVDRCMARLQELQYTVAGGTKVVSGVSLSPRSTRGYLRTSLRCKQESIRLKNAAPRKSPVGKFPADTGGEWRRMSLPAMLVGETVGEILQASQFAREIVSVVSNKTKKTSSDDPKTPVTEQRKQRPYAEDTELKAKRRKEKQNKLQSIRSESISPTLQRARSRINFKISPPNKRELEKENSRYVANRVSPKHRPWAKKTVLFPNPLFLSTPSAQQQKFCKTRSPVIARNKQPPQTPHKFLIKSPTSASKFQVKIKSPPLVSRSPPTRATSLSLSKKSSPTRIKIKSPPLVSRSPPKRATGLGKKSPKMSTASKLRRSFSPSRLATRLVSPLKSRKSVQKSESLVSGLRQRPTSSIPMGLSARRI, encoded by the exons ATGGTTGCTAGAACCCCACCAAAGCACAAGAAAATGGTGGCCCCTCTCAACCCGGTTCTTCTAAGGGAAACAGTGAAGAAG GTGGATCGATGCATGGCTCGGTTGCAGGAGCTACAGTACACGGTTGCAGGTGGGACGAAGGTTGTATCAGGAGTGAGTCTTAGCCCTCGCAGTACCAGAGGTTACCTACGGACTAGTCTCAGATGCAAGCAAGAATCCATCAG GTTAAAAAATGCAGCCCCTAGGAAATCTCCTGTTGGGAAGTTTCCAGCAGACACAGGAG GGGAATGGCGGAGAATGTCATTGCCGGCAATGCTCGTCGGAGAGACGGTGGGAGAAATTCTACAAGCAAGTCAATTTGCAAGAGAAATAGTATCAGTAGTTTCTAACAAAACCAAGAAAACCTCTTCGGACGATCCAAAAACTCCGGTGACCGAACAGAGAAAACAAAGGCCTTATGCTGAAGACACTGAACTCAAGGCAAAAAGGAGgaaagagaaacaaaacaaattacaaTCCATTCGATCAGAGTCCATTTCCCCAACACTCCAACGCGCTCGGTCCCgaatcaatttcaaaatctCACCTCCAAACAAAAGAGaacttgagaaagaaaatagtcGGTATGTGGCAAACAGAGTTTCACCAAAGCATAGGCCATGGGCTAAAAAGACTGTTCTGTTCCCTAATCCTCTGTTTCTATCCACACCTTCTGCTCAGCAGCAGAAGTTTTGCAAGACAAGGTCTCCTGTCATTGCAAGGAACAAGCAACCGCCTCAGACTCCACATAAGTTCCTCATCAAGTCACCAACTTCGGCTTCAAAGTTTCAGGTCAAGATCAAGAGCCCACCATTGGTTTCTCGATCTCCTCCAACAAGAGCCACAAGTCTCAGTCTTAGCAAGAAGTCGTCTCCAACAAGAATTAAGATCAAGAGCCCACCATTGGTTTCTCGTTCTCCTCCAAAAAGAGCCACAGGTCTTGGTAAGAAGTCTCCTAAGATGTCGACTGCTTCGAAACTACGCCGCTCTTTCTCTCCATCAAGACTGGCAACCAGATTGGTGTCTCCCCTTAAGAGCAGAAAGAGTGTTCAGAAGAGTGAGAGTCTAGTCAGCGGATTGAGACAGCGTCCAACATCCTCCATCCCAATGGGACTTTCAGCTCGGAGAATTTAA